Proteins from a genomic interval of Paenibacillus sp. FSL R5-0623:
- a CDS encoding LUD domain-containing protein: MVTEHQQWLAQLEKKSMEKQEQFMNDIASKLKRPRQRHAPTQPFRGAPDFWTELEWDEEKRIQAFTDNFVSVGAHIARVQNMEEVSQFIANKSHELSARYIIRQNEQALQDLGLEEQLPDVQISVWNSQADENWKARAAEADIGVVMADYATAYTGSVTVLSSPEKGRSVSLLPTVLIIIIPVDRLYTRLGETLDRFDEVGRENLPAGIHFISGPSRSSDIENDLTIGVHGPGIVYGLIMG, from the coding sequence ATGGTCACTGAACATCAGCAATGGCTCGCACAATTGGAGAAGAAGTCCATGGAGAAACAGGAGCAGTTTATGAATGACATTGCTTCGAAATTGAAGAGACCAAGGCAACGCCATGCGCCGACCCAACCCTTTCGGGGAGCACCCGACTTTTGGACTGAACTGGAATGGGATGAAGAGAAGCGTATTCAAGCATTTACCGATAACTTTGTGAGTGTAGGCGCACACATTGCCCGGGTTCAGAACATGGAAGAAGTATCTCAATTCATTGCCAACAAATCTCATGAACTGAGTGCCAGATATATCATTCGGCAGAATGAACAGGCGTTACAGGATCTCGGATTGGAAGAGCAGTTACCGGATGTACAGATCTCAGTGTGGAATAGTCAGGCGGATGAGAACTGGAAGGCCCGGGCAGCTGAAGCTGATATCGGTGTGGTCATGGCGGATTATGCAACAGCATACACAGGCTCGGTTACTGTACTTTCTTCACCGGAAAAAGGTCGTTCAGTCAGTCTCTTGCCTACGGTACTCATCATCATTATCCCAGTGGATCGACTGTACACCAGACTGGGTGAGACGCTGGATCGATTTGACGAAGTGGGAAGAGAGAATCTTCCGGCAGGCATCCACTTTATTTCAGGGCCAAGCCGCTCTTCCGATATTGAAAATGATTTAACCATTGGCGTACACGGACCAGGCATTGTATATGGTTTAATAATGGGTTAA
- a CDS encoding (Fe-S)-binding protein, with protein MKVSLFITCLSDAIYPRVGEAMVRLLAAHGVRLDFPPIQTCCGQPSYNSGYWDETRVAAKTILEAFDDSDFVVCPSGSCTYMIHHYPELFADEPVWLEKAKRLEAKAYEFTQFLVQVLGITDLGAHFPHKVTYHPSCHGSRLLGVKDEPMALLSQVKGLELVPLPFAEDCCGFGGTFAIKMSDISGAMVTEKVDHVKETQAEVLVGLDMACLMNIAGNLRYRNEPVRVMHLAELLYEGVRTG; from the coding sequence ATGAAGGTCTCCTTATTCATTACCTGCCTCAGCGATGCCATCTATCCCCGAGTGGGGGAAGCCATGGTCAGATTGCTCGCCGCTCATGGTGTTCGGCTGGATTTTCCGCCGATTCAGACCTGCTGCGGTCAGCCTTCCTACAATAGCGGGTACTGGGATGAGACTCGGGTAGCGGCCAAAACGATTCTTGAAGCGTTTGACGACAGTGATTTTGTGGTATGTCCATCCGGATCGTGTACGTATATGATTCATCATTATCCCGAGCTGTTCGCGGATGAACCAGTATGGTTGGAGAAGGCAAAACGATTGGAAGCCAAAGCTTATGAGTTTACTCAATTCCTTGTTCAGGTACTCGGGATAACCGATCTGGGCGCACATTTTCCGCACAAAGTAACCTATCATCCATCCTGCCATGGCAGCCGTCTGCTTGGTGTGAAGGATGAGCCGATGGCGCTGCTCTCTCAGGTAAAGGGACTGGAATTGGTTCCACTCCCATTTGCTGAGGATTGTTGTGGGTTTGGGGGTACGTTTGCCATTAAAATGTCCGATATTTCAGGAGCGATGGTGACGGAGAAAGTCGATCATGTCAAAGAGACACAAGCCGAAGTACTGGTTGGGCTGGACATGGCCTGCCTGATGAATATCGCAGGGAATCTGCGTTATCGGAATGAACCGGTGCGTGTGATGCATCTGGCGGAACTATTGTATGAGGGGGTGCGAACAGGATGA
- the pepF gene encoding oligoendopeptidase F: MEKIRTRAEVNPETTWDLKDLFVTDVEWEQELRSLPLAAAQIETFKGRLGEGAEQLLACLDAREALQERIGKTASYARLKQSEDSTNPVNIENSAKAGDILSNLSSSLSFINSEIVELPDGTVERYIQELPDLEPYARSLERLIREKAHRLTPETEKVLASLGEVLDSPYRIYLRGKLADMTFDDALDGEDNNRPLSWSFYENNYEMSSDTKLRRSAYAAFSSTLNEYKNTFAEGYATEVKKQVVLSRLRGYDDVTDMLLSPQQVSKEMYNNILDIIQQELAPHMRRLAALKKRELGLDKLMFCDLKAPLDPEFSPAITYDEACILIREALDVLGPEYGEIVERAFRDRWVDYADNAGKSTGAFCSSIYGSHSYILISWANNMRGAFTLAHEVGHAGHFMLAGRYQRLTNTRPSLYFIEAPSTMNEMLLADHLLKRSDNPRMRRWVILQLLNTYYHNFVTHLLEGELQRRVYARATNDEPITAKTLSQLKGDILSEFWGPDLVIDEGAKLTWMRQPHYYMGLYPYTYAAGLTASTAAAQQIREEGQPAVDRWLNALKAGGSLTPQELMKLAGVDMSGPEPIRSAVAYVGSLVDELERLYS, translated from the coding sequence ATGGAAAAAATACGCACACGTGCTGAGGTAAACCCAGAAACCACTTGGGATCTGAAAGACTTGTTTGTAACCGATGTAGAGTGGGAGCAGGAGCTTCGATCACTTCCACTGGCTGCTGCCCAGATCGAAACGTTCAAAGGACGTCTGGGCGAAGGCGCTGAACAATTGCTGGCTTGTCTGGATGCGCGTGAAGCTTTGCAGGAGCGGATCGGCAAGACGGCTTCTTATGCCCGCTTGAAGCAGTCCGAGGACAGCACCAATCCGGTCAATATTGAGAATTCAGCTAAAGCAGGAGATATCCTATCAAATCTGTCGTCGTCCTTGTCTTTTATAAATTCAGAGATCGTTGAACTTCCGGATGGAACTGTAGAGCGTTATATTCAAGAGCTTCCGGATCTGGAACCATATGCGCGAAGTTTGGAGCGTTTGATTCGAGAAAAAGCACATCGGCTCACACCGGAGACCGAGAAGGTACTCGCCTCACTCGGAGAGGTGCTGGATTCACCATACCGTATCTATCTGCGCGGTAAACTGGCAGACATGACGTTTGACGATGCTCTTGATGGAGAGGACAATAATCGTCCACTGTCCTGGTCGTTCTATGAAAATAATTATGAGATGTCGTCTGACACAAAGCTGCGCCGCTCTGCTTATGCTGCATTCAGCTCCACATTGAATGAGTACAAAAATACGTTCGCAGAAGGTTATGCAACCGAAGTGAAGAAACAGGTTGTTTTATCCAGGCTGCGTGGTTACGACGATGTTACAGATATGCTTCTCAGCCCACAACAAGTGAGCAAAGAGATGTACAATAATATTCTGGATATTATCCAGCAAGAACTCGCACCTCATATGCGCAGACTGGCGGCTCTCAAGAAACGTGAGCTGGGTCTGGACAAACTGATGTTTTGTGATCTGAAGGCGCCGCTTGATCCTGAATTTAGCCCTGCCATTACATATGATGAGGCGTGCATACTCATTCGAGAAGCGCTTGATGTGCTTGGGCCGGAGTACGGCGAGATCGTAGAGCGCGCATTCCGTGATCGCTGGGTGGATTACGCAGATAACGCAGGCAAATCAACAGGGGCATTTTGCTCCTCTATATATGGTTCACACTCCTATATCTTAATTTCATGGGCAAACAATATGCGCGGAGCATTTACGCTTGCCCATGAAGTAGGACATGCAGGCCATTTCATGCTTGCGGGACGTTACCAACGGCTCACGAATACACGGCCATCTCTTTATTTTATTGAGGCACCGTCGACCATGAATGAAATGCTTCTGGCAGATCATCTATTGAAGCGTTCCGATAATCCGAGAATGCGTCGCTGGGTCATTTTGCAACTGTTGAACACGTATTACCATAACTTCGTTACACATCTGCTGGAAGGTGAATTACAGCGCAGGGTGTATGCACGCGCAACCAATGATGAGCCCATTACGGCGAAGACGTTGAGTCAGCTCAAAGGAGACATCCTTTCCGAATTCTGGGGACCTGATCTGGTAATTGATGAAGGGGCGAAGCTCACATGGATGAGACAACCTCATTATTATATGGGACTATATCCATATACCTATGCGGCAGGCTTGACGGCTTCCACCGCGGCAGCACAGCAGATTCGGGAAGAAGGACAGCCTGCGGTAGATCGCTGGCTTAATGCACTCAAAGCTGGTGGAAGTCTCACACCACAGGAGTTAATGAAGCTTGCGGGTGTGGATATGTCCGGACCTGAGCCGATTCGCTCTGCGGTTGCTTATGTCGGCAGTCTGGTCGACGAACTTGAACGTCTGTATTCCTGA
- a CDS encoding rhamnulokinase family protein: protein MSVLAYDLGAGSGRALLGQLNDRGIETSEIHRFKNEPVKVGERMHWDILRLHHELLQGLTLVKQQGEKPESLGIDSWGVDFGLLGSNGELLGNPYHYRDTQFNGMMDQVRQELSSQRIFERTGIQFLSFNTLYQLATLQRSGSPLLHEAERFLMIPDLLRYFLTGEAVNEFTNATTTQLYNPSAGQWDSELLAHIRISEKLFGEAVLPGTLVGQLRSSICNDLGLSPIPVIAVAEHDTGSAVVAVPATERSFAYLSCGTWSLMGTEIDHPAISSQSLALNFTNEGGAGGTFRLLKNIMGLWILQESMREWERQGQGISYDALLAKAEQAPPFASLFDPDDELFMPAGDMTTRIRQYCRETGQVVPEDQGAIARAILESLALKYRRVLEWTEQLSGQTFNGLHMVGGGIQNRLLCQWTANSIGKPVWAGPAEGSAIGNMAVQWMASGAFKDIWEARKAIRDSFPVTAYEPQDRSIWEDAYGRFLRVTVSSNSQAGSEV, encoded by the coding sequence GTGAGTGTGCTGGCTTATGATTTGGGCGCTGGGAGCGGGAGAGCGTTACTGGGACAACTGAATGATCGAGGGATCGAAACGAGCGAAATTCATCGGTTCAAGAATGAACCAGTGAAGGTTGGCGAGCGGATGCACTGGGATATCCTGCGATTGCATCATGAATTGTTGCAAGGGCTTACACTTGTGAAACAGCAGGGAGAAAAACCAGAGAGCCTGGGGATCGATTCGTGGGGCGTTGATTTTGGTCTGCTTGGCAGTAATGGTGAGTTGCTGGGTAACCCGTATCATTACCGTGATACACAGTTTAACGGCATGATGGATCAGGTGCGCCAAGAGCTGAGCTCCCAGCGAATATTCGAACGTACAGGGATTCAGTTTCTTAGCTTTAATACCTTGTATCAATTGGCGACACTTCAACGCAGCGGTTCCCCGTTACTTCATGAAGCAGAGCGTTTTCTCATGATTCCGGATTTGCTACGTTATTTCCTGACCGGAGAAGCGGTGAATGAGTTCACGAATGCAACCACAACCCAATTATACAATCCATCAGCGGGGCAGTGGGATAGTGAGTTGCTGGCGCATATTCGTATTTCGGAGAAATTGTTTGGTGAAGCCGTGCTGCCAGGTACCCTTGTTGGACAATTGCGAAGCAGTATCTGTAACGATCTGGGATTGTCCCCGATTCCCGTGATCGCTGTTGCGGAGCATGATACGGGTTCAGCCGTTGTGGCTGTTCCTGCAACGGAACGTTCATTTGCTTATCTGAGCTGTGGAACCTGGTCCCTGATGGGTACGGAGATAGATCATCCTGCGATAAGTAGCCAGAGTCTGGCCTTGAATTTCACGAATGAAGGCGGGGCGGGGGGAACATTTCGTCTGCTGAAGAACATTATGGGACTGTGGATTTTGCAGGAAAGCATGCGGGAGTGGGAGCGCCAGGGGCAGGGAATTAGCTATGATGCGTTATTAGCAAAGGCTGAACAGGCACCTCCATTTGCCAGTTTGTTTGACCCGGATGATGAACTGTTTATGCCCGCAGGAGATATGACGACGCGTATACGTCAGTATTGCCGTGAGACAGGGCAAGTGGTACCAGAGGATCAGGGGGCTATTGCCCGGGCAATTCTGGAGAGTCTGGCGTTGAAGTATAGGAGAGTCCTGGAATGGACGGAACAATTATCGGGACAGACGTTCAACGGATTGCATATGGTCGGTGGAGGCATCCAGAACCGCCTGTTATGTCAGTGGACTGCAAATTCCATTGGCAAGCCGGTATGGGCAGGTCCGGCAGAGGGAAGTGCCATCGGCAATATGGCTGTGCAATGGATGGCGAGCGGAGCTTTTAAAGATATTTGGGAAGCCCGTAAGGCCATTCGTGATTCATTTCCGGTAACTGCGTATGAGCCGCAGGACAGGTCAATCTGGGAAGATGCTTATGGCAGATTTCTGCGTGTGACGGTTTCATCTAATTCACAAGCGGGGAGTGAGGTGTAA
- the hxlB gene encoding 6-phospho-3-hexuloisomerase, whose amino-acid sequence MTKTQYAADILKELERTLSQIDDAEMQAMAEHILAAEQIFVAGAGRSGLMGKAFAMRLMQMGLRVYVVGETVTPGISSKDFLLLCSGSGETGSLAAMAQKASQAGAPVGLITIKPESTIGKLATTVVRLPASAKEDTATSGAAVTIQPMGSLFEQGLLIGMDALILTMMEMKGMTGADMFGRHANLE is encoded by the coding sequence ATGACCAAAACACAATACGCAGCTGACATCTTGAAGGAGCTGGAACGCACGTTAAGTCAGATCGATGATGCAGAGATGCAAGCGATGGCTGAACATATTCTGGCTGCAGAACAGATTTTTGTAGCAGGAGCAGGCCGGTCGGGACTTATGGGAAAGGCTTTTGCCATGAGACTGATGCAGATGGGGCTTCGTGTATATGTGGTGGGCGAGACCGTTACACCTGGGATCAGCTCGAAGGATTTCCTCTTGCTGTGCTCTGGCTCAGGAGAGACAGGCAGTCTGGCAGCCATGGCTCAGAAGGCCAGTCAAGCAGGTGCACCTGTAGGACTCATTACAATTAAGCCAGAGTCCACGATTGGGAAATTGGCGACTACGGTCGTGCGCCTTCCGGCTTCAGCCAAAGAGGACACAGCAACTTCCGGAGCGGCAGTAACCATTCAGCCGATGGGCTCGTTGTTTGAACAAGGACTATTAATTGGCATGGATGCTCTCATCCTTACGATGATGGAAATGAAAGGTATGACCGGAGCGGATATGTTTGGCCGCCACGCGAACCTGGAATAG
- a CDS encoding LutB/LldF family L-lactate oxidation iron-sulfur protein, which yields MSQPGVMDTTVKERAGLALNDDFLRKAVKFTTERLRNGKKSASEEHGNWDEWRERGRQIRLHTIAYLDYYLNEFVNNARANGVHIHFADTSVEAAAIALDIVAHKQASTVVKSKSMVSEEVHLNHVLESAGIEAIETDLGEYIIQLAGEAPSHIVIPAIHKNRYQIAELLSKEAGEILEPDTTVLAGFVRKKLREKFLEADIGMTGCNFAIAETGSMVLFENEGNARMVSTVPKTQITLMGMERIIPSWTDLEVMATLLPRSATGQKLTMYMSGITGPRRTADGDGPDEMHIIIVDNGRSLQLGDPEFQELLNCIRCGACLNACPVYRHIGGHAYGGTYSGPIGAVLTPALNGNIDEWNDIAGASSLCGACYEACPVKIPLHDMLVYLRRRKVEDGHGNKMESMGMKGFAAVVSNSKRFRAAIRLGQIGQKAVVRNNGISLKLGPLKGWNKYRVAPSLAKKSFRQQWNKLDQELNQEQSAMDSSVRSRMEQIIREREEGEGTKHGH from the coding sequence ATGAGCCAACCGGGAGTTATGGATACGACGGTCAAAGAACGTGCCGGACTGGCCTTGAATGATGATTTTCTGCGTAAAGCGGTCAAATTCACGACAGAACGATTGCGTAACGGAAAGAAGTCTGCCTCAGAAGAACATGGAAATTGGGATGAATGGCGGGAGCGTGGCCGTCAGATTCGTCTGCATACGATTGCGTATCTGGATTATTATCTGAATGAATTTGTGAATAACGCCCGTGCGAACGGGGTTCATATTCATTTTGCAGATACATCGGTGGAAGCAGCGGCAATTGCACTGGATATTGTGGCGCACAAACAAGCTTCAACGGTGGTGAAGTCCAAATCGATGGTGTCGGAGGAAGTACATCTGAATCATGTGCTGGAGTCGGCGGGCATTGAAGCCATCGAGACGGACCTGGGTGAATATATCATACAGTTGGCAGGCGAAGCCCCATCTCATATTGTCATTCCAGCCATCCATAAGAACCGCTATCAGATTGCAGAGTTATTATCCAAGGAAGCGGGTGAGATTCTGGAGCCGGACACAACGGTGCTTGCCGGATTTGTTCGCAAAAAGCTGCGCGAGAAATTCCTCGAAGCAGATATCGGCATGACCGGCTGCAATTTTGCGATTGCAGAGACAGGTTCCATGGTTTTGTTCGAAAATGAAGGTAATGCCCGTATGGTATCCACTGTTCCCAAAACGCAGATTACACTGATGGGCATGGAGCGAATCATCCCGTCGTGGACGGATCTGGAGGTCATGGCAACCTTGTTACCACGCTCCGCAACAGGTCAGAAACTAACGATGTACATGTCAGGCATCACAGGTCCGCGTCGTACAGCGGATGGAGATGGACCAGATGAAATGCACATTATTATCGTGGACAACGGTCGATCCCTACAGCTTGGTGATCCTGAATTCCAGGAGTTACTGAATTGTATTCGCTGCGGTGCTTGTCTGAATGCTTGTCCAGTATATCGTCATATTGGAGGTCATGCCTATGGTGGCACCTATAGTGGTCCGATTGGCGCGGTACTGACACCTGCACTCAATGGCAACATTGATGAATGGAACGATATTGCGGGTGCTTCGAGTCTGTGCGGAGCCTGTTATGAAGCATGTCCAGTTAAAATTCCATTGCATGATATGCTCGTTTATCTACGTAGGCGTAAAGTGGAAGACGGCCATGGAAACAAAATGGAGAGCATGGGCATGAAGGGATTTGCCGCTGTTGTATCCAATTCCAAACGTTTCAGAGCGGCCATACGTCTCGGACAGATTGGGCAGAAGGCAGTTGTACGCAACAACGGCATTTCTCTCAAATTGGGTCCACTTAAAGGCTGGAACAAATATCGGGTTGCGCCAAGCCTCGCCAAGAAATCCTTCCGGCAACAATGGAACAAGCTGGATCAGGAACTGAACCAGGAGCAATCGGCCATGGATTCTTCCGTTCGCAGCCGTATGGAGCAGATTATTCGTGAACGAGAAGAGGGGGAGGGTACTAAGCATGGTCACTGA
- a CDS encoding DeoR/GlpR family DNA-binding transcription regulator — MLAAERYDRIVEMVNVKGSMRVSELSERCRVTEETIRRDLDRLEQAGRLRRSHGGAVSVKEDQPEIPYRIRETTHAEEKKRIAQAALAMINPGDRILLDASTTAGYMAANMPDFPLTVLTNSIQIATELSSRDKVEVISTGGQLASRSLSFVGPLAERSLETYHVDKMFMSCKGVHLEGGGISESNELQARLKQKMVGIADQVILLADASKFGVRAFARVSGLNAVHTIVTNQPLEAEQTDRLSGYDIGIITV, encoded by the coding sequence ATGCTGGCAGCCGAGCGATATGACCGAATTGTGGAGATGGTGAACGTAAAAGGCAGTATGCGTGTATCCGAGCTTAGTGAACGCTGCCGGGTGACGGAGGAAACCATCCGGCGGGATCTGGATCGGCTGGAACAGGCAGGTCGATTGCGCCGATCTCACGGTGGTGCAGTGAGTGTGAAGGAAGATCAACCGGAGATCCCATACCGGATCAGGGAGACAACCCATGCGGAAGAGAAAAAGCGGATTGCACAAGCGGCACTGGCGATGATTAATCCGGGTGATCGCATTCTGTTGGATGCGAGCACAACGGCAGGTTATATGGCAGCGAACATGCCGGATTTTCCGCTGACGGTCTTAACCAACTCGATCCAAATCGCCACTGAACTCAGTAGCCGTGACAAGGTTGAGGTCATCTCAACAGGGGGCCAGTTGGCATCGCGCTCGTTGTCTTTTGTTGGGCCGCTCGCGGAGCGTTCTCTGGAAACGTATCACGTGGATAAAATGTTCATGTCGTGCAAAGGTGTACATCTCGAAGGTGGCGGAATCAGTGAATCCAATGAACTCCAGGCAAGGCTGAAGCAGAAGATGGTTGGCATAGCCGATCAGGTCATCTTACTTGCAGATGCCAGTAAATTTGGTGTCCGTGCTTTTGCCCGAGTATCCGGGTTAAATGCAGTCCATACGATTGTTACCAATCAGCCATTGGAGGCTGAACAGACCGACCGTTTGAGCGGATACGACATTGGTATCATCACGGTTTAA
- a CDS encoding helix-turn-helix domain-containing protein: MAAEVKERINLKEINCEKELTLAVIGGKWKLIILWHLGLEGTKRFSELKRLIPHITQKMLTNQLRELEEDKLIERKVYAEVPPRVEYTLTDHGQSLMPVLHAMYNWGKNYGENVIWKES; this comes from the coding sequence ATGGCAGCCGAAGTCAAGGAACGGATTAACCTGAAAGAAATCAACTGTGAGAAGGAATTGACCCTTGCGGTGATCGGTGGCAAATGGAAACTGATTATTTTGTGGCATTTGGGTCTGGAAGGCACCAAACGTTTCAGTGAGCTGAAACGCCTAATCCCTCATATTACCCAGAAGATGCTGACCAACCAGTTACGTGAGCTGGAGGAAGACAAACTGATTGAGCGCAAGGTGTATGCAGAGGTACCTCCTCGGGTGGAATATACGTTGACCGATCACGGTCAGAGCCTGATGCCCGTCCTGCACGCAATGTATAACTGGGGTAAAAATTACGGTGAAAATGTAATCTGGAAAGAAAGCTAA
- a CDS encoding DUF2500 domain-containing protein, with protein sequence MALTSVSSSMGRLSVDGFGVFDDMNGVPGFEGNQGGFFSGFNEFATMNAFASIFIGAIFLIIAGVIVFVIISGIRSGMSNNAAALLTLHSTVVAKRTEVSGGSGDSSAMTRYYVTFEFDNGERTELIVGGNHYGMMVENDRGMLTYQGTRFKHFERDVQPQMGVSKGQFYT encoded by the coding sequence ATGGCGTTAACGAGCGTGTCCTCATCGATGGGCCGATTAAGCGTAGACGGTTTTGGTGTGTTTGACGACATGAATGGAGTACCAGGTTTTGAAGGCAATCAGGGTGGTTTTTTCTCGGGATTTAATGAATTTGCTACAATGAATGCATTTGCTTCGATTTTCATTGGCGCCATATTTCTCATCATTGCGGGAGTTATTGTTTTTGTTATTATTTCAGGCATACGCTCAGGGATGTCAAATAACGCGGCAGCTTTGTTAACCCTGCACTCAACGGTGGTGGCCAAACGAACGGAAGTCTCAGGTGGCAGCGGCGATAGCAGTGCGATGACCCGGTATTATGTTACATTTGAATTCGACAATGGGGAGCGCACTGAACTGATTGTTGGCGGAAACCATTATGGCATGATGGTGGAAAATGATCGAGGGATGCTGACGTATCAGGGGACACGCTTTAAGCATTTTGAGAGAGATGTACAGCCCCAGATGGGGGTAAGCAAAGGTCAATTTTATACGTGA
- a CDS encoding glutathione peroxidase gives MSIFSYQVPFMDRHKGDFSAFKGKVLLIVNTASRCSYSRQFSELQQMYEKFSDQGLEILAFPCNQFNDKEPGSSAEVAEYCRSQFQISFPILEKVEVVGQSMHPLFRYLIEEAPFQGYDLNTKEGQWMDTFVKEKHPELYQGDGIKWNFTKFLIDRSGNVHGRYETTVAPLEMELAIQNLLKNS, from the coding sequence ATGAGTATATTTTCTTACCAAGTTCCGTTTATGGATAGACACAAGGGTGATTTTTCTGCTTTTAAAGGGAAGGTGCTACTTATTGTGAATACAGCAAGTCGGTGTAGCTACTCGCGGCAATTCAGTGAACTTCAGCAGATGTATGAGAAATTTAGTGATCAGGGGCTGGAGATTCTGGCGTTCCCGTGCAACCAGTTTAACGACAAAGAACCTGGTAGTAGCGCTGAGGTAGCTGAGTATTGCAGAAGTCAGTTTCAGATATCCTTTCCGATTTTGGAGAAGGTTGAGGTCGTTGGGCAATCGATGCATCCGTTGTTCCGTTATCTGATTGAAGAAGCCCCATTTCAAGGTTATGATCTGAACACGAAGGAAGGACAGTGGATGGACACCTTTGTGAAGGAGAAGCATCCAGAATTGTATCAAGGAGACGGGATCAAATGGAATTTCACCAAATTCCTGATTGACCGCAGTGGGAACGTCCATGGCCGTTATGAAACGACAGTTGCTCCATTAGAGATGGAGTTGGCTATTCAGAATCTATTAAAGAATTCATAA